In a single window of the Grus americana isolate bGruAme1 chromosome 31, bGruAme1.mat, whole genome shotgun sequence genome:
- the LOC129197993 gene encoding DNA damage-inducible transcript 3 protein-like produces MAAEGLPTGAPASTLPSWELEAWYQDLQEVLAAAEPSGPSLPWGADQAPLWGMEGAGCSPEGCELDAALAAELLELLGPESTASTEPAGPPGSASSRSSPAQLGTEEDEAGAAAGHGVKRKRRSGMAASRELAKRREWANEQRVLELTSHNEQLREEIRRLSAEVERTRAALIDRIVNLRRA; encoded by the exons ATGGCAGCCGAGGGGCTGCCTACGGGGGCACCTGCCAGCACACTGcccagctgggagctggaggcCTGGTACCAGGACCtgcaggaggtgctggcagcagcagagcccagtgGACCCTCCCTACCCTGGGGGGCTGACCAG gcTCCGCTGTGGGGCATGGAGGGGGCTGGCTGTAGTCCAGAGGGCTGcgagctggatgcagccctGGCCGCTGAGCTGTTGGAGCTGCTGGGGCCAGAGAGCACAGCTAGCACAGAGCCAGCGGGACCACCAGGCTCGGCCTCCAGCAGGagctccccagcccagctgggcaCAGAGGAGGATGAGGCAGGGGCAGCTGCAGGCCATGGGGTGAAGAGAAAGAGGCGCAGTGGCATGGCGGCAAGCAGGGAGCTAGCCAAGCGACGGGAGTGGGCCAATGAGCAGCGGGTGCTGGAGCTGACGTCCCACAACGAGCAGCTCCGGGAAGAGATCCGGCGGCTCAGCGCGGAGGTGGAACGCACGCGGGCAGCCCTTATCGACCGTATTGTGAACCTCCGACGGGCTTAA
- the LOC129197991 gene encoding methyl-CpG-binding domain protein 6-like isoform X3, whose translation MQRGGTMSSSDDSTGTEQPMCPSAGPVPVGWERKVEEGSVCYISPSGTTLTSLEQTCAYLLADGTCKCGLERPLNTHKVFNFDPGAMVAGRGAPGAQGQQDMTKLCNHRWKAMAMATLYHSMEGTLGPCHPGTGPSLSLLFSAKGHLATAPSTGVPLPSTVGNFPRVPLGVKTLEATSAPAGTFLQPHDIVPGANGSPTSRPPATPCFGLRLPLPDVAAVPLRSLVVPLAKRTQSQHPTGRTSDWAAPSQGGTGESPELGGWGHACQPPPVPPRQARSILLSAMP comes from the exons ATGCAACGAGGGGGCACAATGAGCAGCAGTGATGACTCTACCGGAACAGAGCAACCCATGTGCCCATCGGCCGGGCCTGTGCCTGTGGGCTGGGAGCGCAAGGTGGAGGAGGGCTCTGTGTGCTACATCAG ccccagtggCACCACGCTGACCTCACTGGAGCAGACTTGCGCCTACCTCCTGGCTGATGGGACCTGCAAGTGTGGCCTCGAGCGTCCACTCAACACGCACAAG GTGTTTAACTTCGACCCAGGGGCAATGGTGGCTGGGCGAGGAGCCCCTGGGGCCCAGGGCCAGCAAGACATGACGAAACTGTGCAATCACCGCTGGAAAGCAATGGCCATGGCCACGCTATACCACAGTATGGAGGGCACCCTGGGCCCCTGCCACCCAGGCACAG GTCCCAGCCTGAGCCTGCTGTTCTCAGCCAAGGGCCACCTGGCCACGGCCCCCAGCACTGgtgtccccctgcccagcactgtCGGCAACTTCCCCAGGGTCCCCCTGGGGGTGAAGACCCTGGAGGCCACATCTGCCCCCGCGGGGACCTTTCTGCAGCCCCATGACATCGTCCCTGGGGCCAACGGCAGCCCCACGAGCCGCCCACCTGCCACCCCCTGCTTTGGCCTCCGCTTGCCCCTGCCAGATGTGGCGGCAGTCCCCCTCAGATCCCTTGTGGTGCCCCTTGCCAAACGCACCCAAAGCCAGCACCCCACAGGCAGGACTAGTGACTGGGCAGCCCCATCACAGGGGGGGACTGGAGAAAGCCCAGAgttggggggctggggccatGCCTGCCAGCCACCACCAGTGCCCCCCAGGCAGGCAAGGTCGATTCTTCTGTCAGCAATGCCTTAA